A genomic stretch from Edaphobacter aggregans includes:
- a CDS encoding sigma-54-dependent transcriptional regulator, with protein MIVERMATGDKATTSAETPCRLLIADDQPHILEALRLLLKPEGYELEMVRAPALVLDALAHESFDGLLIDLNYTRDTTSGQEGLDLVSRVREIDAQLPIVVMTAWGNIDLAVDAMRRGAGDFIQKPWENARLLSILRTQMELHRSQKRAQWLEAENRILRASGAPDFIASAASMRQVLETMARVGPSDANVLITGEHGTGKEVVAQTLHRLSSRATRSLVAVNTGALPEGIFESELFGHVKGAFTDARSDRIGRFELANNGTLFLDEIANIPVRQQAKLLRVLETGEMERVGSSKTQTVDVRMISATNADLRAECAAGRFREDLLFRLNTVEINLPPLRERRDDLPALAGHFLARYTARYRRAIQGFEPAALQLMLHHNWPGNVRELDHTIERAVLMARGERIESADLGLNTQRTAVQNLDELSLETVEAILIRKALARASGNVSHAADALGLSRGALYRRIEKYGL; from the coding sequence ATGATAGTGGAACGCATGGCCACAGGCGACAAGGCGACGACATCAGCGGAGACGCCTTGCAGGCTTCTGATCGCCGATGACCAACCACACATTCTCGAGGCTCTGCGTCTGCTGCTGAAGCCAGAGGGTTACGAGCTCGAGATGGTGCGCGCTCCTGCACTGGTGCTCGATGCACTAGCACACGAGAGCTTCGACGGTTTGCTGATTGACTTAAACTACACCCGCGACACAACCTCGGGCCAGGAGGGACTGGATCTTGTCTCACGCGTTAGAGAGATCGATGCCCAGCTACCCATCGTCGTGATGACCGCGTGGGGCAATATCGATCTCGCGGTGGATGCGATGAGGCGCGGCGCGGGCGACTTCATCCAGAAGCCATGGGAAAATGCGCGGTTGCTCAGCATTCTTAGAACCCAGATGGAGCTGCATCGCAGCCAGAAGAGGGCACAGTGGCTTGAGGCCGAGAACCGCATCCTGCGCGCATCCGGAGCGCCTGACTTCATCGCATCGGCTGCCTCCATGAGACAGGTGCTCGAGACCATGGCGCGAGTTGGCCCGTCGGACGCGAACGTCCTCATCACCGGAGAACATGGAACGGGCAAAGAGGTCGTCGCACAGACACTGCATCGGCTATCGTCGCGCGCGACGCGTTCGCTCGTAGCTGTAAATACAGGCGCCTTGCCAGAGGGAATTTTTGAAAGCGAGCTCTTCGGCCATGTAAAGGGAGCGTTCACGGATGCTCGTTCCGACCGCATCGGACGCTTCGAACTCGCCAACAATGGAACGCTGTTTCTCGATGAGATCGCGAATATCCCCGTTCGCCAACAAGCAAAGCTGCTTCGCGTGCTTGAAACCGGCGAGATGGAGCGCGTGGGCTCGTCGAAGACTCAGACGGTCGACGTCCGCATGATCTCTGCAACCAATGCAGACCTGCGAGCCGAGTGCGCCGCCGGACGCTTTCGCGAAGACCTTCTCTTCCGATTGAATACAGTCGAGATCAACTTGCCACCGTTACGAGAGCGCCGCGACGATTTACCAGCTCTTGCCGGTCACTTCCTCGCGCGATACACCGCTCGCTATCGAAGAGCCATTCAGGGTTTCGAACCAGCCGCACTTCAGCTGATGCTGCACCACAACTGGCCCGGTAATGTTCGTGAGCTGGACCACACAATAGAGCGCGCCGTCCTGATGGCCCGTGGCGAGCGCATCGAATCGGCAGACCTCGGACTGAACACACAGCGAACTGCCGTGCAAAATCTTGATGAGCTGAGCCTTGAGACCGTGGAAGCCATCTTGATTCGTAAGGCGCTGGCGCGCGCCTCCGGCAATGTAAGCCACGCCGCCGATGCGCTTGGTCTGAGCCGCGGCGCACTCTATCGAAGAATCGAGAAGTATGGCCTCTGA
- a CDS encoding TolC family protein: protein MRRSASLLARVSLVALVTASGIAQESTATAPALRLDIPHSDNPLNTYRATLVPQPNLANSARIDSLVHDGVLELSLKDAISLALENNLDLAIARYNIPIAQADILRTQAGGSFRGVNTGVVQNTPGGGVGGFGSSSAGAGAGGTSGGAGGAGSGASGLVQSTLGTGTNVASYDPSLTGSFNIEHYTQPLSNTSIYGTQTLQQNTTNGNIGYSQAFPTGTMFSAVFENSRGATNSPNSFLNPTLNSYYHVALQQQLLAGFGFGPNLRFLRIAKNNQKISDAAFKLQVITTITQIANMYWDLAAAYEDEQVKTRSLDFANQTLDNDRKQLALQAIPAMDVMKAEAEVANREQDLTIAKSTLQFQELLIKNALTKNLDDPILEAMPVRPTDQSAMQDTTAKGPTEDIIAQALRDRLELTESSIDLDSRRISRDAARNALLPSVSLNAFYGGTGLAGPSNPVSEEMSTAPTDWGGAVKNAFNGSAPDYYVGLSVNVPIRNRVAKSDQYRSELEARQSELRLQQLKKQIRIEVRNAQYALEQSQARVVAARKARDLAQKTFEITSKEQELGAGSSYQTLTARRDFAEAESTLVAAMTAYQKAKIELERSVGSTLEANSISIESAKTGIAPGGQ, encoded by the coding sequence GTGAGAAGGTCTGCTTCCCTTCTGGCCCGCGTAAGCCTGGTTGCCCTCGTGACCGCGTCTGGAATCGCACAGGAGAGTACTGCAACAGCACCAGCGCTGCGGCTGGATATCCCGCACTCCGACAATCCACTAAACACATACCGGGCGACGCTGGTACCGCAACCGAATCTCGCAAATTCGGCGAGGATCGATTCGCTGGTGCATGACGGAGTTCTGGAATTATCGCTGAAGGACGCAATCTCCCTCGCACTTGAGAACAACCTTGATCTGGCGATTGCGCGCTATAACATTCCGATCGCGCAGGCAGATATTCTGCGAACGCAGGCTGGTGGTTCCTTCCGCGGCGTCAATACAGGCGTCGTGCAGAATACACCGGGCGGCGGCGTGGGTGGCTTCGGCTCAAGTTCGGCTGGTGCCGGCGCCGGTGGAACATCGGGCGGTGCAGGCGGCGCGGGTTCAGGTGCGTCGGGACTGGTGCAGTCCACGCTGGGAACTGGCACCAATGTCGCCTCCTACGACCCTTCCCTTACGGGCTCGTTCAACATCGAACACTACACGCAGCCACTCTCAAATACGTCGATCTACGGAACTCAAACGCTGCAGCAGAATACGACGAACGGCAACATCGGATACTCGCAGGCGTTTCCGACTGGAACTATGTTTTCTGCAGTCTTCGAAAACAGTCGCGGCGCAACGAATAGTCCGAACAGCTTTCTGAATCCAACGCTGAACTCGTACTATCACGTTGCACTTCAGCAACAGTTGCTGGCAGGATTCGGCTTCGGCCCTAATCTGCGCTTTCTGCGGATTGCAAAAAACAATCAAAAGATCTCCGACGCGGCTTTTAAGCTCCAGGTCATTACGACGATCACGCAAATCGCTAATATGTACTGGGATCTGGCGGCAGCCTATGAAGACGAGCAGGTCAAGACCCGCTCCCTCGACTTCGCTAACCAGACATTGGACAATGACCGTAAACAACTTGCACTGCAGGCCATTCCCGCAATGGACGTGATGAAGGCCGAGGCCGAAGTTGCCAATCGCGAACAAGACCTCACCATCGCGAAATCCACGCTGCAGTTTCAGGAACTGTTGATTAAAAACGCGCTGACAAAAAACCTTGACGACCCGATTCTCGAGGCGATGCCAGTGCGCCCCACCGATCAAAGCGCAATGCAGGATACAACTGCCAAGGGGCCGACGGAAGATATCATCGCGCAGGCCTTGCGCGATCGCTTGGAGCTGACAGAATCCAGCATTGATCTCGATAGTCGCCGTATCAGCCGCGACGCGGCCCGCAACGCCCTGCTCCCATCCGTCTCGCTTAATGCTTTCTACGGTGGCACAGGGCTTGCTGGACCATCGAATCCCGTTTCGGAGGAGATGTCGACTGCGCCGACCGACTGGGGGGGCGCGGTGAAAAACGCTTTCAACGGTTCGGCCCCTGACTACTACGTCGGACTTTCAGTCAACGTTCCCATTCGCAACCGCGTGGCGAAGTCGGACCAATATCGCTCCGAATTGGAGGCACGACAGTCAGAACTGCGCCTACAGCAGTTGAAAAAGCAGATCCGCATCGAAGTGCGAAACGCACAGTATGCCCTGGAACAGAGTCAAGCCCGCGTGGTAGCAGCACGAAAAGCACGCGACCTTGCACAGAAGACCTTCGAGATCACCAGCAAGGAACAGGAGCTCGGAGCAGGCTCCAGTTACCAGACTCTGACCGCTCGCCGGGACTTTGCAGAAGCCGAGTCTACCCTGGTCGCCGCGATGACGGCGTACCAAAAGGCTAAGATTGAGCTGGAACGCTCGGTCGGGTCTACGTTGGAAGCCAACTCGATTTCGATAGAATCGGCGAAGACAGGCATTGCGCCGGGCGGACAGTAA
- a CDS encoding ABC transporter ATP-binding protein, with translation MIELRNLERSYRAGHTETWVLRRVNLTINEGEFVTVMGPSGAGKSSLMNVLGMLDDQWKGEFNFDGVAVQTMNRKQRADLARRRIGMVFQSYHLLDDLTVAENIDLPLSYKDIPKFERQALVADTLDRFNIVGKKDLYPGQLSGGQQQLVGIARAVIHRPSLLLADEPTGNLQSAQAKEIMELFHMLNQQGTTIVQVTHSEANARYGTRTIELRDGWMYSDTATSTEEVHS, from the coding sequence ATGATCGAACTGAGAAACCTGGAACGCAGCTACAGGGCTGGGCATACGGAAACCTGGGTCTTGCGACGCGTAAATCTGACAATTAACGAAGGTGAATTTGTAACCGTCATGGGGCCATCCGGTGCAGGCAAGTCATCGCTGATGAATGTGCTCGGGATGCTCGATGACCAATGGAAGGGCGAGTTCAACTTTGACGGCGTCGCGGTACAAACAATGAACCGCAAGCAGCGAGCCGACCTTGCCCGGCGGCGAATCGGCATGGTCTTCCAGAGCTATCACCTGCTGGACGATCTAACAGTGGCCGAGAACATCGACCTGCCCCTGTCCTATAAGGACATTCCTAAGTTCGAACGGCAAGCGTTGGTGGCCGACACGCTCGATCGCTTCAACATCGTCGGCAAGAAAGACCTGTATCCTGGCCAGCTCTCCGGCGGACAGCAACAGTTAGTTGGCATCGCTCGGGCTGTCATTCACCGTCCTTCGCTGCTGCTGGCCGACGAGCCGACCGGCAACCTTCAGTCCGCACAGGCAAAGGAGATTATGGAGTTGTTTCACATGTTGAATCAACAGGGCACAACGATCGTGCAGGTCACGCATTCGGAGGCCAATGCCCGCTATGGAACCCGAACCATTGAACTGCGTGACGGCTGGATGTACTCCGACACGGCCACAAGTACAGAGGAGGTCCATTCGTGA
- a CDS encoding ABC transporter permease, translating into MMQDLRYALRQLKKAPAFTLTAILTLALGIGANTAIFTVFNQVLLRMLPVQRPEELVRLSFIGSDRGHISVFGGTDKDFFSYPMYRDLRDKNTVFGGLLANDETQVGAVWKNQPELLSAEIVSGNYFDVLGVKSAAGRLLVPSDDVVKEGSPVVVLSYDYWKTRFNSSSDAVNQTLLINGHPFTIVGVAAAGFSSAINGYTPKIFVPMTMKPQVMPGRDDLEDHRSRWLNIVGRLKPEVSATTAAAAMTTLWRSLRTEELNTMPTISAQFREHFVAKSSIVLTDDAKGFSPLRDSLRTPLMILMVMVLLLAAMTCVNLTSLLLVRASAREREFAVRYALGAARGRILRQMLIEGLLLGTLGGALGLALAPTAAAMLVRRISESGDLPFSVAPTGTVFGFNLALSVGISLLFSMAPAWQMMRPGLNESLRQQSASTLGAAQRFRRTAIAIQIGLSVLLLSGAGLFVRTLHNLKAQDMGMTTDHLVELGISPTMAGYAQKDAIPLQDRIRAVLRGLPGVQVAGGTSDPVLADDDTQSNITIEGYAAKADEDVDVETPWITPGYFAALGIPLIAGRDLAEADTTGAPRVAVVNQSFAVKYFGSPQKALGHSIAQGAGDKVKLDTQIVGVVGDAKQHGVREGVVRTLYRPFAQNLGANNLVFYVRTEQAPEAAENTIRTALHGLDPKLVADSMKTMDEQIDANVSNERMIALLAVSFALVALLTTAVGLYGVLAYATAQRTREIGIRMALGAQRIAVVQLVLMDMVKIAAVGLTVALPVSVALSRFLRSQLFEVQPLDPGTLIACIAVTAIMVIVAAALPAQRAASVEPTQALRME; encoded by the coding sequence ATGATGCAGGATCTTCGTTATGCATTGCGGCAGTTGAAGAAAGCGCCGGCTTTTACGCTGACGGCGATTCTAACGCTTGCATTGGGGATCGGCGCGAACACCGCAATCTTTACGGTGTTCAATCAAGTGCTGCTGCGGATGCTGCCGGTTCAGCGACCGGAGGAACTGGTACGGCTAAGCTTCATCGGGTCTGACAGGGGACATATCAGCGTGTTTGGCGGTACGGATAAGGACTTCTTTTCTTATCCGATGTATCGCGATCTGCGAGACAAAAACACTGTATTCGGCGGACTACTAGCGAACGATGAAACGCAGGTAGGTGCGGTATGGAAGAACCAGCCGGAGTTGCTGTCGGCGGAGATCGTTAGCGGAAACTACTTCGATGTGTTGGGTGTGAAGTCGGCAGCAGGAAGGCTGCTTGTACCGAGCGATGACGTCGTGAAGGAAGGCAGTCCCGTCGTGGTCTTAAGTTACGACTACTGGAAGACGCGGTTCAACTCTTCATCGGATGCAGTGAATCAGACATTGCTGATCAACGGTCATCCGTTCACGATTGTCGGAGTGGCGGCAGCAGGGTTCAGCAGTGCGATCAACGGGTATACACCGAAGATTTTTGTGCCGATGACAATGAAGCCGCAAGTGATGCCGGGCCGGGACGATCTGGAAGACCACCGATCACGATGGCTGAATATTGTGGGCAGACTGAAGCCGGAAGTTAGCGCGACGACAGCTGCTGCGGCAATGACCACGCTATGGCGCAGCCTCCGCACTGAAGAGTTGAACACGATGCCGACGATCTCTGCACAGTTTCGCGAACACTTTGTCGCGAAGTCGAGCATCGTGTTGACGGATGATGCGAAGGGCTTCTCTCCCCTGAGAGACAGCCTCCGGACACCGCTCATGATTTTGATGGTGATGGTGCTTCTGCTGGCGGCGATGACCTGCGTCAATCTGACGAGCTTACTGCTGGTACGGGCGTCGGCAAGGGAACGCGAGTTTGCAGTGCGATACGCTCTTGGAGCGGCGCGCGGGCGCATTCTGCGGCAGATGCTGATTGAAGGACTGCTGCTTGGAACGCTGGGCGGCGCGCTAGGTCTGGCTTTGGCGCCAACGGCTGCGGCGATGTTGGTGCGGCGAATCAGTGAAAGTGGGGATCTGCCTTTCTCTGTGGCACCGACTGGAACAGTATTCGGGTTCAATCTGGCGTTGTCCGTAGGCATCAGCCTGCTGTTCAGTATGGCGCCGGCGTGGCAGATGATGAGGCCTGGACTGAATGAGTCGCTGCGCCAGCAATCGGCAAGCACTTTGGGTGCGGCGCAGCGCTTCCGTCGAACAGCAATTGCAATCCAGATCGGGTTGAGCGTCCTTCTGCTGAGTGGGGCTGGGCTATTTGTTAGGACTCTTCACAACCTCAAGGCACAGGACATGGGTATGACGACGGATCATCTGGTGGAGTTGGGGATTTCGCCAACGATGGCCGGATATGCGCAGAAAGATGCGATCCCGTTGCAGGACCGGATTCGGGCCGTGCTGCGCGGACTGCCTGGGGTGCAAGTGGCTGGCGGGACGTCGGATCCTGTGCTGGCAGACGACGACACTCAGAGCAACATCACGATCGAAGGCTATGCCGCAAAGGCCGATGAGGACGTTGATGTCGAGACGCCATGGATCACACCGGGCTACTTTGCAGCGCTGGGAATTCCCCTCATTGCGGGGCGCGATCTTGCTGAAGCGGATACCACCGGTGCTCCGAGGGTGGCGGTAGTGAACCAGAGCTTTGCAGTGAAATATTTTGGCTCTCCTCAGAAGGCGCTGGGACACTCCATTGCCCAGGGGGCCGGGGACAAAGTCAAACTCGATACGCAAATTGTAGGAGTCGTTGGCGACGCCAAACAGCACGGTGTTCGAGAAGGTGTCGTGAGGACGCTGTACCGACCGTTTGCTCAGAATCTCGGGGCAAACAATCTGGTGTTCTACGTGCGGACTGAGCAGGCTCCGGAAGCTGCGGAGAACACGATCCGCACGGCACTCCATGGGTTGGACCCGAAGCTCGTCGCCGATTCAATGAAGACGATGGACGAGCAGATCGACGCAAACGTATCGAATGAACGGATGATCGCGTTGCTCGCAGTAAGCTTTGCTCTGGTAGCTCTCCTGACAACTGCTGTGGGTTTATATGGCGTGTTGGCATACGCAACAGCACAACGGACGCGAGAGATTGGCATCCGGATGGCTCTTGGCGCACAGCGGATTGCGGTCGTGCAGCTCGTGCTTATGGACATGGTAAAGATTGCGGCAGTTGGACTTACGGTAGCTTTGCCAGTGTCAGTTGCATTATCCCGATTCCTACGGAGCCAGTTATTCGAGGTCCAGCCACTTGATCCTGGAACACTGATCGCCTGTATTGCAGTCACGGCGATAATGGTAATCGTCGCCGCGGCATTGCCCGCGCAGCGCGCGGCATCGGTAGAACCAACGCAAGCGTTGAGGATGGAATAA
- a CDS encoding ABC transporter permease produces MNRLIQDVQYALRQLRKAPGFTLTAILTLALGIGANAAIFTLVNAVLLKNLPVTDPKTLVRVGDQDDCCVNGGTPENNNYSLFAYELYTHLRDNTPEFEQLAAMQAGVGYGSITARSNKPDSLPKATRGEMVSGNYFQVFGLQPYAGRLLTPSDDVVGAPMGVVMSYQTWQRDYALDPSVVGSTFVLNTYPVTILGIAPAGFYGDRMTDTPPDFYIPMAMEPLLGPAHPTSLLHRQGANWVYILGRVKPGTAMAPLQAKMSASLRNYLTQLPLYQKEDEKKNLAESHVILTPGGVGIANMQQEFGTGLRLLISISALVLLIACANIANLVLVRGMARRAETSIRMALGAQRKRLIRQMLTESVVLSCMGGLAGLVVAYGGTRVLLTMAFPGATNLPIHATPSPVVLTFAFGLSLITGLIFGIAPAWVTSHSEPAEALRGSNRSTMDHSGWLQRSLVILQAALSLVLLVGAGLMAKSLNKLENQDFGVETHNRVVAHFNPENAGFKPEQLQPLYEKIDQDLHALPGVERASLSLYTPLEGNNWGEGVVIQGRPEPRAGENIGASWLRVGPEFFEIVGHHVLRGRGITAQDTATSTPVAVVNQAFVKKFFTKGEDPIGVHFGISGVESAADFEIVGVVSDVKYNNVRQPMRAMYFRPLLQVAHTKPEDDIRSLYAGAIMLQTKGSVEGLEAQMRRTLANIDPNLTVTRYDTFAGQIRGQFNQERLIARLTLMFGVLALILASVGLYGVTAYTVARRTPEIGIRMAMGAGRGSVVSMVLREAMIQAGIGLAIGIPVALLCARFVQSQLYSVARHDATVLFAAIATLIGSAFAAGLIPARRAASTDPVKALRTE; encoded by the coding sequence ATGAACCGATTGATACAGGACGTACAGTACGCGCTGCGTCAGTTGCGGAAGGCTCCTGGATTTACTCTGACGGCGATCTTGACGCTGGCACTTGGGATTGGCGCAAATGCAGCAATCTTCACGCTGGTGAACGCTGTGCTGCTCAAGAATCTGCCGGTCACCGACCCCAAAACATTGGTCCGGGTTGGCGACCAGGACGATTGCTGCGTCAACGGTGGTACGCCGGAAAACAATAACTATTCGTTATTTGCCTACGAACTCTATACACATCTTCGCGACAATACGCCCGAGTTCGAGCAGTTGGCCGCAATGCAGGCAGGTGTAGGATACGGCTCGATCACGGCGCGTAGTAACAAGCCCGATTCACTGCCGAAAGCTACACGGGGAGAGATGGTCTCCGGCAATTACTTCCAGGTCTTCGGTCTACAGCCCTATGCGGGACGGCTCCTGACACCGAGCGACGATGTTGTCGGAGCGCCTATGGGAGTTGTCATGAGCTACCAGACGTGGCAACGTGATTACGCTCTCGATCCCTCGGTTGTCGGCAGCACTTTTGTGCTGAATACATATCCGGTGACCATTTTGGGGATTGCTCCTGCCGGATTCTACGGAGATCGTATGACAGACACTCCGCCGGATTTCTACATCCCCATGGCCATGGAGCCCCTCCTCGGCCCTGCTCATCCGACGAGCCTTTTGCATCGTCAGGGAGCGAACTGGGTCTACATCTTGGGTCGGGTCAAGCCCGGAACTGCGATGGCTCCCTTGCAGGCGAAGATGAGCGCATCTCTGCGCAACTATCTCACACAACTCCCGCTCTACCAGAAAGAAGATGAGAAGAAAAATCTCGCAGAATCGCATGTGATCCTTACGCCGGGCGGAGTCGGCATCGCGAACATGCAGCAGGAGTTCGGCACTGGACTTCGGCTTCTGATCTCTATCTCCGCGCTGGTTCTGCTGATCGCATGTGCCAACATTGCGAACCTGGTGCTCGTGCGCGGCATGGCGCGGCGTGCAGAGACTTCGATACGCATGGCGCTGGGCGCACAGAGAAAGAGACTGATCCGGCAGATGCTCACCGAGAGTGTGGTGCTATCGTGCATGGGCGGCCTTGCTGGATTGGTGGTTGCGTATGGCGGCACGAGAGTGCTTCTGACCATGGCCTTCCCTGGTGCTACGAATCTCCCTATCCATGCAACTCCGTCTCCAGTCGTGCTCACGTTTGCATTCGGACTATCGCTGATAACAGGGTTAATCTTCGGCATCGCGCCAGCCTGGGTAACATCGCACTCTGAGCCAGCTGAGGCATTGCGCGGATCGAACAGATCTACGATGGACCACTCAGGCTGGCTGCAACGATCGCTGGTCATTCTGCAGGCGGCGCTATCTCTAGTGCTGTTGGTCGGCGCAGGTTTGATGGCGAAGAGCCTGAATAAATTGGAGAATCAGGACTTTGGGGTCGAGACCCATAATCGGGTAGTTGCACACTTTAATCCGGAGAATGCAGGCTTCAAGCCCGAGCAGTTACAACCGCTCTACGAGAAGATTGATCAAGATCTTCACGCGCTGCCCGGAGTGGAGCGAGCCTCTCTATCCCTGTACACGCCCCTCGAGGGAAACAACTGGGGCGAAGGCGTTGTGATTCAGGGCAGACCCGAGCCCAGAGCAGGCGAGAATATTGGCGCCTCATGGTTGCGTGTGGGGCCGGAATTCTTCGAGATCGTCGGACACCACGTGCTTCGCGGGCGCGGAATCACCGCGCAAGATACAGCAACCTCCACTCCTGTCGCAGTGGTCAATCAGGCCTTCGTCAAAAAATTCTTCACCAAGGGAGAAGACCCTATCGGCGTTCACTTCGGCATATCGGGTGTTGAAAGCGCTGCCGACTTTGAGATTGTGGGAGTGGTTTCCGATGTGAAGTACAACAACGTACGCCAACCGATGCGTGCGATGTACTTCCGCCCACTCCTGCAAGTTGCCCACACAAAGCCTGAGGACGACATCCGCTCGCTATATGCAGGAGCGATCATGTTGCAAACCAAGGGCTCGGTCGAAGGATTGGAAGCGCAGATGCGCCGGACGCTGGCAAACATTGATCCAAATCTTACGGTAACGCGCTACGACACATTCGCTGGACAGATTAGAGGACAATTCAACCAGGAACGCCTCATAGCCCGGCTGACATTGATGTTCGGCGTTCTTGCTCTCATCTTGGCGTCAGTCGGACTCTACGGTGTCACTGCCTACACGGTTGCGCGGCGCACTCCTGAAATTGGAATACGCATGGCGATGGGAGCAGGTCGTGGCAGCGTCGTCAGCATGGTACTCCGAGAGGCGATGATCCAGGCCGGAATAGGTCTCGCGATTGGCATCCCTGTCGCTTTGCTGTGCGCCCGATTCGTGCAATCGCAGCTTTATAGCGTCGCCCGTCATGATGCAACAGTACTGTTCGCGGCGATTGCGACGTTGATCGGTTCCGCGTTCGCCGCCGGACTTATTCCGGCGCGGCGGGCAGCTTCGACCGATCCGGTGAAGGCATTGCGGACCGAATAG
- a CDS encoding ABC transporter ATP-binding protein, protein MSMAETIIEIEQLTKIFYTDEIETHALSGVHLNIARGEYVAMSGPSGCGKSTLLSIIGLLDTPTSGNYTLNSKAVANLNFADRSRIRNQEIGFIFQSFNLIGDLTVAENVELPLTYRTGMPASERKKRVQESLERVNMAHRMRHYPAQLSGGQQQRVAVARALAGSPSILLADEPTGNLDSKNGEAVMTLLKELHDEGATICMVTHDPRFAAHAERQIHLFDGKVVAEGELSRLLAEVEG, encoded by the coding sequence ATGAGCATGGCAGAGACGATTATCGAGATTGAGCAGCTGACGAAGATCTTCTACACGGACGAGATCGAAACACATGCACTCTCCGGGGTTCACCTTAACATTGCGCGCGGCGAGTACGTGGCCATGTCTGGTCCTTCCGGATGCGGCAAATCGACACTGCTGTCGATCATCGGCTTGCTGGATACGCCGACCAGCGGCAACTACACGTTGAACAGCAAGGCAGTGGCGAACCTGAACTTCGCCGACCGCTCACGCATACGCAACCAGGAGATCGGCTTCATCTTCCAGAGCTTCAATCTGATCGGCGACCTTACCGTTGCTGAAAATGTTGAGCTTCCTCTGACCTATCGCACGGGTATGCCTGCCTCGGAGCGCAAGAAGCGCGTGCAGGAGTCGCTGGAGCGCGTGAATATGGCGCATCGTATGAGGCACTATCCAGCGCAGCTCTCGGGTGGTCAGCAACAGAGAGTCGCCGTAGCGAGAGCGCTGGCGGGTTCGCCGTCCATCCTGCTGGCCGACGAGCCCACGGGAAATCTTGATTCGAAGAATGGCGAAGCCGTGATGACGTTGCTGAAGGAACTGCATGACGAGGGAGCAACCATCTGCATGGTGACGCACGATCCACGTTTTGCAGCGCATGCGGAACGGCAGATACATCTATTCGATGGCAAAGTCGTAGCCGAAGGAGAGCTGAGCCGGCTACTGGCGGAGGTAGAGGGATGA